CGATGATCGCGGTGAGGACGGCGACGCTGTTCGTGAGGACTGCGGCGAACCTGACCCCGGCGAAGAAGGCCGGATAGGCGTGGGGAAACCTGATGTGCCGGGTGATCTGCCTGTCTGTCATGCCGATGCCGGTCGCCGCGTCGATGATCCCGGGGTCCACCGTCGAGAGGCCGATCCAGGTATTCTTGACGATCGGGAGGAGGGCCCGGAGGACGAGCACGACGATCGCCGGGTAGAACCCGATGCCGAGGAGGGGCACGACAAAGGCGACGACGACCAGGCCGGGTATCGCCTGGGCGAGGTTTGCGGCGGCCATCACCACCGCCGCCACCGTGCGGGAGGAGAGGGAGAGGACGGCAAGGGGCAGAGCCATGCCGACCGCGATGAGGAGTGCGGCGTACGCCAGGACGACGTGCTGGAGCGTCGCCGCGACGACCGTCTCGACGGCTACCACCGGCCATACCTCCGTTCGAGGCGGCGCTCGACACACCCGGCAATGCCGTCCGAGAGGACCGCGAGGACGCCGACCCAGAGGCCGGCGACCAGGATCAGTTCAGGGATGTTGTTGAAGATCCCTGTCTGGAGGGGGACCCCGAGGCCGCCCGCCCCGATCAGTCCGCCGAGGGTGACGACGCCCATCGTGAAGACGACGGCGATCCTGATCCCCCCGGCGACGAGGGGGAGGGAGAGGGGGATGCGGACATGGAGCAGGACCTCCCTCTCGGTGAGGCCGAGGGCCTCGGCCACCCCGATCTCGTCGGGGCCGACGCCTGTCAGGCCGGCATGGGTGTTCCTGGCGATCGGCAGCACAGAGTAGAGGATGCAGGCGACGACCGTCGGCACCGCCCCGATCCCGACGAGAGGGATGAGGAGGACGAGGAGGGCGAGGTCTGGCACGGTCTCCAGGACGTTGAGCGCCGCAAAGCCCGGGCCGGAGAGGCGTTCGTACCTGAAGAGGAGGACGCCGACGGCGACGCCGACGACGATCGAGACGGCAAGGGCGACGGCGAACATGCCCAGGTGCTCGACTGTCCGTGCCGTGAGGTCGTACGCCTGCCAGACAGAGAGAAGAGAGGCCGCGGCGTCCATCAGATCAGCCTCATCAGCACCTCGTCCGCGAGGAAGAGGCCGACAGGCCTCTCCCCTTTCATGACCAGACCGAAGGACGCACCCGCCTCTTTGAGGTCGCCGAGGGCCGCGGCCGCCGCGTCGCCGGGCGCGAAGACCCGCGGCATCGCGGCGATCCCGACAAGGCCCCCCTCATCATGACGCCTCGTGAAGGCGTCGCGCCGCGTCGCCGTGCCCGCGACCCCGCCCGCCTCCATGACGATGGCGACGCCGGTGTCCTCCCTCATCATCGTCTCGAGGGCCGAGAGGACAGGTGTGGCGCCGTCGAAGAGATAGCGCGCCAGCACAGGTGTCATCAGGTCCCTGACAGAGAGAGTGTCGAGATACCGGAACTTCCTGTCGGCGCCCACCATATGCGCGACGATATCCGACGCCGGAGAGAGGATGAGGTCTTCGGGCGTGCCGACCTGCACGAGGCGGGCGTCGTGCATGACCGCCACCCTGTCCCCGAGGGCGAAGGCCTCGTCGATGTCGTGGGTGACGAAGACGATCGTCCGCCCCAGGTCGTGCTTGATCCTCTTGAACTCGTCCTGGAGTTGTTTCCTGAGTATCGGGTCAAGCGCGCCGAAAGGTTCGTCCATCAGGAGAAGAGGGGGGTCCATCGCCAGCGCCCGGGCCAGTCCCACCCTCTGCTGCTGCCCGCCCGAGAGTTCGCGCGGTGAGCGGCCGGCATAGGTCTCGGGCGGGAGGTCGACGAGGCCGAGGAGGTGTTCGACCCTCTCCCTCACCTTCTCCTTCGGCCATCCCTCGAGGGTCGGGATGATCCCGACATTCTCCCCGACGCTCATATGGGGAAAGAGGCCGATCTGCTGGATCACGTAGCCGATGTTCCGCCTGAGGGCCACCGCATCGACTCCCCCGACATCGACGCCGTTGATGTGGACGCTCCCCCGGTCGGGTTCGATCAGGCGGTTGATCATCCGGAGGGTCGTCGTCTTTCCCGACCCGCTCGCCCCGATCAGGATGAGGAGTTCGCCGCCGACGACCGTGAGGTCGAGGTCCCTGACGGCGTACCTGCTGCCGTATGTCTTCGTGAGGCCAGATATCTCGACCCTTTCGATCCGCTCGAAGAGCCTCTGGTGCGGCATGGGGGGAAGGGCAGGCCCTATCCTGCGATCAGGCCCTCCGCGACGAGATAGTCGCGGGCGATCTGCCGGGCGTCCTTCTTCTCGACGTCGAACTGGTAGTTCAACTGCCGCATCTTTTCGGCGTCGATCCTGTCGGAGAGGACGGCGAGGGCCGCGGTCGCTTTCTGGTCCCCCGCGATCCGGTCGTTCGCGAGGATGATCGCGTGATAGGGCGGGAAGGCCGACTTCTCGTCCTCAAGGATGCGGAGTTTGTACAGGTCCACCCGCGTATCGGTGGTGTACGGCGTTATGGCGTCCACCTCGCCGTTTTTGATCGCCTCGTACATCAGGGTCGGCGCCATCTGCCTCGCCTCCCCGAAGGTGAAATTGTACACCTTTGCCAGTTGCGGGAGGCCGTCCTCCCTGTTCGGGAAGACATAATCGGTGCCGAGGACCATCTCCCCGGCATGGGGAGCGAGGTCGGAGATCGTCGTCACGTTCTTCTCCCCGGCCCATGCCTCGGGCACGGCGACGGTGTAGTCGTCCCTGAACCCGACCTTCGAGAGGACAGTGACCCCTTCGGCGGAAAGCCCGGCCTTCACCTTGTCGTGGACGGTGTCGGGGTTCCACTCCGTCATCGGGGGGATTTTGAGGAGTTGCGAGTAAGCTGTGCCGGTGTACTCTACATACACGTCCACCTGCCCCTTCCTGATCCCCTCATAGAGGGTGGCGTCGTTCATGTTCGCCTTCACCTCGGTGGCATAGCCCTCCTCCCCCAGGAGAAGGGCGATCATCTCGGCGAGGATGTACTGTTCGTTGAAGGTCTTTGCCCCGACGACGGCCGTCTGCCCCCCCTGTCCCGGCACTCCCGCACACCCTGCGGCCAGGACGACGGCGGCGCAGACGACGACCACCGCAACCGCTCCGGTCCTCATCTCAGTCACCTGATGCACGGGTATCGTTCATTGCTGTTAAATATTCCTCCCGCCCCACGGACCGGCAAGCCTCCGTGTCACGGCAATGATTTCTTCAATCCCCCCTCTGTCCGCAAATCCCGACACTCTCCACCTGACCGTTCCCTCCTGGTCGAGGAGGTACAGGTAGGCGCGGGAAGGATCGTCCATCCCGAGCACCTTCCTGATCCGCTTCGTGTTCTCAAAGACGGTGATGATAGAGCCGTACTTCGCAGGATCGATGCCCTCCCGCATCCCCGCATTGATCACGCCCCCGAGAAAGAGTTCGTTCTCTTTCTCGATCACCGGCACCTCATAGAATGCCATTCCCGGATCGCCCGCAAACTCCTCCTCAAAAGGCGTCCGCCACGAGTCGATCATGGGCTGGGCCCCCCTCTGCACGGCCACGGCGATCAGGGCGACCATCCCCTTCAGGTCCTTGGGCAGGATCACCTTCCTTCCTTCGAGAGAATGCCCGGAGAGAAGGGGAAAACGCGCCTCGACGACCTCTGCTGATATCCCGGCCATAGGTGCCGGACGGCGCCATGTGATATAGGGTTTCTCCCCATCTCAGATCGGCGGGGTGGAGAGGAGGATGCTCAGCCCGAAGAGGAGGGCGATCAGGATGATAATGAGGACGGCCGTCCGTGCGATGTACTTTTTCGCGGCGATCTGCTCGTAATATGCCCGCGAACCTATCTGCAGGGAGAGGGTGGCGATCAGGGCCCCGGCCATCATCCCGATGACGTTCTCCAGGACGAGAACCGTCGAGGGGAGGAGGCTTTCCCTGATGAGGACGAGGGAGATGCCCATCACCGCCGTCGGGGGCAGGAGGGCGGCGGCGATCGCAACGCCCGCGATGAGGTCGGACATCCCGCGTGCGAGGGCGAGCACCGAGGCGAACCCGAGGAGGACGGCCATGACGATGTAGATCGGGCTGACGACGGTGCGGGAGAGGATCTCGGGCGTGATGGAGAGTGGCGTCACGAAGTGGAGGAGGTAGGTCGTCGCGGCCGAGAGGGCGAAGACGCAGGAGAGGAGCGCTGCAAGGACAAGGATGCTCTGGAGGCCGTCACGCACCTTCCCGATCGAGATGTTGATCGCGAAGCCGTAGATGGGCCCCAGGATCGGGGAGAGGAGCATCGCCCCGATGATCACCGCCACATTGTTGAGAAAGAGGCCGGTCAGGGCGATGATCCCGGCGATCGAGGTGAGGACGAGTTTTCCCGCGTCAAGCCTCTGGTACGGCCGGGTGGTGTCGAGGAGCTCCTCGATCGGGGTCTTTTCCGGCTGTTCCGTCTTCTCCTCGACCCTCTTGAGGTACGGCGAGATGACGAAGTCCGGCGAGGAGACCTCGATGAGGTTCTCTCTATACCGCAGGTCGAGGAGGGGCCTGACCTTCTCGATGAAGGGGTCGAGGTCGTTGTCAGGGAGAAAGAGTTTGACCTCGTAGATCCCGTCCTCCCGGAGGACCACATGGTGGATCCCTTCGAGGAGGAGGGAGAGATTCTCGTAGTCCTCCTTTCGTGCGTTGATCAGGACTTTCTTCATCTTCGTCTCTCCTTCACTGTCATATCCACCTCTTCCTCCTGAAATAGAGGAGCATGCCGAGGGCGACGACGGCCATCAGGACCAGGGAAGTGTAGTACCCGAACTCCCACTCCAGTTCCGGCATCTGCCTGAAGTTCATGCCGAAGACGCTTGCGATGAAACTGAGAGGGATGAAGATGGTGGCGATGATCGTCAGCACCTTCATCACCTCGTTCATGCGGTTGCTCGTGCTCGACAGATAGATATCGAGCATCCCGGCCCCCATGTCCCGGTAGGTCTCCAGCGTCTCGATCACCTGGACGGTGTGGTCGTAGACGTCCCTGAGATAGACCTTTGTCTGGTCGGCGAAGAGGGGCGAGTCCGTCCGTTCGAGGGAGGATATCACCTCCCTCAGCGGCCAGATCCGTTTCCGGAGGTACAGGAGGTCGCGTCGCACCTCCTGGATCGCCCTGATCACGTCGGGGTCCGGGTTCTCGATGAGGACGTCGTCCACCGCCTCGATCTTCTCGCCGAAGGTCTCCATCACCGAGAAATAACTGTCCACGATAGCGTCGACGAGGGCATAGGCGAGGTAGTCGGCGCCTGGTCGCCGGGCCCGCCACTTGCCCGCCCGGATCCGCTCCCGCACCGGGTCGAAGACGTCGCCCTGCCTCTCCTGAAAGGAGATGACGGTATTTTTGCCGAGGACAAGGCTGATCTGCTCGTCCACCAGGTCGCCGTCTGCCGAGTAGCCGATCATCTTCAGGATGATATAGATCGTCCCGTCGTACTCCTCGGTCTTCGGCCGCTGTTCCGTGTTGAGGATGTCCTCAAGAACGAGGGGGTGGAGACGGAAGATCTCGCCGATCCTCCCGATGGCGGCGGTGTCCTTGAGGCCGGTCACATTGATCCAGGTGACCGACTCCCTCTCCAGGTACGGGAGGATGCCATCGACGCCGATGCCGGCCTCCTCCCTGATCTCCTCCCGGGTGTAGTCGATGACGTCGATCTCCGTCCTTTCCTGCCCGGTGTCCCCGACATAGACGAGAGACCCCGGCGGAAGGCCTGCCTTCTCCGAGCGTCGCCGTGCGGTGCCGCCCATCTCAGTCGCTCCTTTCGATATCGCAGGGGGGTGCCGTCCCGCTCCCCCGCCGTCCCGCGGCGAGGACCGTCCCGACGGCCCTGAAGGAGTCCTCGATCTCGGGGAAGTTCGGGACGCAGTGGTCTTTCAGGATACGCACCGCGCCTTTCATGCTCTCGCCGCCGAGGAGGCAGCAGACGACCATCTTGCTGGTGTTCCGGGAGAACCTGACGATCTCGTGAGCGAGTTCGACCGGGTTCAGGACGGCCGAGGGGACGCTGACGACGCAGGCGACGTCCCAGAGGTCCTGCCGTGCGATCATGACGTCGAAGACGCGGGCGAAGCGCGTGGCCCCGCCGTCGCCGATGATGTCCATCGGGTTTGTCCGGTTCCAGATCGAGGGGAGGAAGGCGTCGAGGGCGTCGCGGATCCCGGGTGGGAGCGGCGGGAGGGGGACGCCGTGCTTCTCCGCGTAGTCCGCCGCCAGGACGGCAAAACCCCCGGCGCCCGAGATGACGACGCACCGATCCCCCGTGGGATAGCCCTCCGACGCCAGGAGTTCGCCGAGCTGGAAGGCCTCTTCGAGGGAACCGGCGAGGAGTATCCCTGCCTCCCTGAAGGCGGCGGCATAGACGGCGTACGACCCGGCGAGGGAACCGGTGTGGGAGGAGGCCGCCGCCTTCCCCCTCTCCGACGCTCCCGACTTCATGGCGATGACAGGCACCTCCGCGGTTACCGCTTTCGCCGCCTCCAGGAAGCGCCGTCCGTCCCTGATCTCCTCGACATAGAGGATGACGGCCCGCGTCCCGGGCACGGCGGCGACGGCCGGGAGGAGGTCGGCAAAGCCGAGGTCGGCCTGGTTGCCGACGCTGACGACCGCGGAGAAGCCGATGCCCGCCGGGATGCTCCAGTCGGCGACTGTCGTGATCACGGCGCCGCTCTGGGAGAGGAAACCGATATGGCCGGGTTTCGGGGTGATGGGGTCGAAGGTGGCGTTGACCTTTTCGGCCGGGAGCATGATGCCGAGGCAGTTCGGCCCGAGCACCCTGATGCCCGTCGCCGCCGCGATCCTCTTCACCTCCTCCTCCCTCTCCCTCCCCTCCGCTCCGCTCTCCGAGAACCCCGCGGAGATGATCACGGCGAGGGGCACCCCCTTCTCCGCGCACTCCCCGAGGACGGCGGGGACGATCGGCGCCGGCACCGCCACGACGGCGACGTCCACCTCGTCGGGGACGGCGAGGACCGAGGGGTAGGCCGTCCGCCCGAGGACGGTCGCATGCTTCGGGTTTACGGGCCAGAACTTTCCCGGGAAGGAGAGGAGGTTCCTCGTCAGGGCATACCCCACCTTCCCGGGTTCGGGGGAGGCGCCGATGACGGCGACGGATGTCGGTGCCGGGAGGGCGAAGGGAGGTCTCTCGCCGATCTCCGCCGCCACAGGTTTTTCCTCTCCGATGATGACCCTCGCGTCCACGGCGCACGCCCCATCCTCCCTGAGGACGAGAGGGTTGATGTCGAACTCCGCGACCCTCTCCTCCGCCATGAACATCCGTGCCGCGCCGGCGACCGCAGTGACGAGCGCTTCCTCGTCGAGGGGCGGCATGCCGCGGTAGCCCGCGATCAAGGGGTAGCCCCTGATGCCGCGGACCATCTCCCTGATCCTCTCCTCCCCTGCCGGGAGGACGGAGAACCCGACGTCCCTCAGGAGTTCGACGAGGACGCCGCCCGACCCGAAGGTGAGCACCTTCCCGAAGGCCGGGTCTGTCACCCCGCCGACGATGAACTCCTGCCCGCCTCCGACCTCTTCCTCGACGATCACGCCCTCGACCGCGGCGCCGGGGTGCCGCTCGGAGACGGCGGCGAGGATTGCGTCGTACGCCTCCATCGCCTCCTTGCGGCTCCGCACGCCTGTCCGCACCCCTCCCGCGTCGGACTTGTGGATGATGTCCGGGGAGACGACCTTGACGACGGCCGGGTAGCCGATGGCGTCGGCCGCGTCCGCCGCCCCCTCTCTGTCCCCTGCAACGGCATGGCGGGGCACCGGGATGCCATACCTCGTCAGGAGGGCGTAGCCCTCAGCCTCACCGAGTCGCCGGGTCATGTGCTGCACCTCAGCGGTCAATCGGTGCCCGGCTATAAACGTCTGTCGTCATGATCCCGCCCCCTTCGAGAAGCATTATCCCCCTCTCACGCCAATACCTCTATATGGCGAACCTTACTGTAGCGGTATTCGGCCCTGCAGGATACGCAAAGGATCTCGGAAAAAAGGGGACGAGCACCGACATCACCTTCTACAACCTGAAAAAGGGTGCGCACACGGTGACGTTCATCGAACCGACCCGGTACCCTGAGCGTCTCGCCCCGCTCTTCTACGCCGCAACCCTTGCGGACGCGGCCGTCGTCGTCGTCGACGCCCTGAACGCGACCTTCGGCGAGTACCTGCTCATGCTCCAGGCAGCGGGCGTGAAGAAGGGCTACTTCGTCCTCCGCAACTATATCGCGCCCGACCAGATCAGGCCCCTCCTGAAGGGGACGCTGCTGGAGGGGTACGAGTGCGTCGAGGACGACCTCGTCGACCTGCGCGAGCGCCTCCTTGAGCAGACAGAGCAGACCGCGATCGAGCGTTCCCTTGCCGACCCGAAGAAGACCTGCGTCATCCCGATCGACCACTTCTTCAATGTCCGCGGCATCGGGACCGTGATTCTCGGGTGCGTCGCGGACGGCCACCTGCGCAAGCACGACAACCTCAAGGTGCTCCCGACGGCGAAGACCGCGCTCGTGCGGTCGATCCAGAAGCATGACGAGGACTTCGAGGAGGCGGACGCCGGCGACCGCGTCGGCCTCGCCCTCAAGAACGTCGAGGCTGAAGAACTCGACCGGGGCTATGTCCTCACGAACGACTCCTCCCTGCGGTGTGCGACCTCCGTGACCGGCACCCTGGACCTCGTGCCCTTCTGGAAGACGCCGATCACCGAGGGCATGGTCCTCCATGTCGGCCACTGGATGCAGTTCATCCCCTCCCGCGTCACCTCGGCCGAGGCCGACGGACGGTCGGTGAAGATCTCCCTCGAACTCGAAAAGGACCTGGTCTATATGCCGGGTTCGAAGGCGGTCGTCACCTACCTGGAGGGCGGGAACCTGCGGGTGGCAGGGACTCTCACCATTTCATAATTTTTTTATTATGGGGTCTCCGGTAGGGAGACGCGGGATGTTTTTCACATTCAGTGATGGTGAAGTATTTTCGGAGAGAGGATTGTAGAAGATGTGGATTTGTGCTTTGTAGAAATTCTCACAAAGGCAATGCTCTCTCATTGTATCAAGTGAGCCTTCGATTTTTGATTGTGGCAGGTTCTTGAAGTTTTTCTTGTTTTCAAGATCCCTACAGCAACACCTCCCAACCAAGGATTTCTTCTGTGTCTTAGTACTCGCGACTATTTTAGATAATGCTCCTCCCGAACGCACGCAAATGCAATTATTTATTTTAATGAATAATTAAACACAAAAACAGGAGTAGGGGATGGATCTAGGAATCATTGAGAATACCATAGTTGAAGCATCGATAAAAGGGGCAAGTAAAATTCTTTTGGGAAGTGTTTTGCGCGAATCCGAAATCCGTGATTGGGTCAAAAAAATAGATTTTGAAACCCAATTAAAAGAGGAAATAGACTTTGAAACGATCCCAAATATCGATACTGCAGCAGTTAGTACATTTTTTTCATCTGAACCCGTGACCACCCTTATAGAACAAATATTCAAACTGAATCGGCAGGAAATATCAGAGCTTGAAGAAGATTTTGTTAAAATCTTCAGAGAGTGTGATCCAATTCCTGAATCCTCAAATCCTGAACTTGCTCAGAAGTTATTTCGGATACTGATTTGTTCCTGCGTCTCGGTTCTTTCTGAGTTAGTCGCACAAGGAAATATGGCCGCCAAGGACTGCCTTGATGAATTGCGGCACAAATGGATGAGATATGAATCCGTACATAAACTCATTCATTGGAGAGAGTATTTCTCCCGTGTTGAACCCCATCTTCTGCCCCTCACTGGTGG
The nucleotide sequence above comes from Methanofollis sp.. Encoded proteins:
- a CDS encoding ABC transporter permease; translation: MVAVETVVAATLQHVVLAYAALLIAVGMALPLAVLSLSSRTVAAVVMAAANLAQAIPGLVVVAFVVPLLGIGFYPAIVVLVLRALLPIVKNTWIGLSTVDPGIIDAATGIGMTDRQITRHIRFPHAYPAFFAGVRFAAVLTNSVAVLTAIIGSGGLGGLVFEGLAGSNMMTLCAGALPAVLLAIAVDLLISVLERRVEGGGGGG
- a CDS encoding ABC transporter permease, translated to MDAAASLLSVWQAYDLTARTVEHLGMFAVALAVSIVVGVAVGVLLFRYERLSGPGFAALNVLETVPDLALLVLLIPLVGIGAVPTVVACILYSVLPIARNTHAGLTGVGPDEIGVAEALGLTEREVLLHVRIPLSLPLVAGGIRIAVVFTMGVVTLGGLIGAGGLGVPLQTGIFNNIPELILVAGLWVGVLAVLSDGIAGCVERRLERRYGRW
- a CDS encoding ATP-binding cassette domain-containing protein, whose amino-acid sequence is MPHQRLFERIERVEISGLTKTYGSRYAVRDLDLTVVGGELLILIGASGSGKTTTLRMINRLIEPDRGSVHINGVDVGGVDAVALRRNIGYVIQQIGLFPHMSVGENVGIIPTLEGWPKEKVRERVEHLLGLVDLPPETYAGRSPRELSGGQQQRVGLARALAMDPPLLLMDEPFGALDPILRKQLQDEFKRIKHDLGRTIVFVTHDIDEAFALGDRVAVMHDARLVQVGTPEDLILSPASDIVAHMVGADRKFRYLDTLSVRDLMTPVLARYLFDGATPVLSALETMMREDTGVAIVMEAGGVAGTATRRDAFTRRHDEGGLVGIAAMPRVFAPGDAAAAALGDLKEAGASFGLVMKGERPVGLFLADEVLMRLI
- a CDS encoding glycine betaine ABC transporter substrate-binding protein, whose protein sequence is MRTGAVAVVVVCAAVVLAAGCAGVPGQGGQTAVVGAKTFNEQYILAEMIALLLGEEGYATEVKANMNDATLYEGIRKGQVDVYVEYTGTAYSQLLKIPPMTEWNPDTVHDKVKAGLSAEGVTVLSKVGFRDDYTVAVPEAWAGEKNVTTISDLAPHAGEMVLGTDYVFPNREDGLPQLAKVYNFTFGEARQMAPTLMYEAIKNGEVDAITPYTTDTRVDLYKLRILEDEKSAFPPYHAIILANDRIAGDQKATAALAVLSDRIDAEKMRQLNYQFDVEKKDARQIARDYLVAEGLIAG
- a CDS encoding TIGR00341 family protein translates to MKKVLINARKEDYENLSLLLEGIHHVVLREDGIYEVKLFLPDNDLDPFIEKVRPLLDLRYRENLIEVSSPDFVISPYLKRVEEKTEQPEKTPIEELLDTTRPYQRLDAGKLVLTSIAGIIALTGLFLNNVAVIIGAMLLSPILGPIYGFAINISIGKVRDGLQSILVLAALLSCVFALSAATTYLLHFVTPLSITPEILSRTVVSPIYIVMAVLLGFASVLALARGMSDLIAGVAIAAALLPPTAVMGISLVLIRESLLPSTVLVLENVIGMMAGALIATLSLQIGSRAYYEQIAAKKYIARTAVLIIILIALLFGLSILLSTPPI
- the corA gene encoding magnesium/cobalt transporter CorA, with amino-acid sequence MGGTARRRSEKAGLPPGSLVYVGDTGQERTEIDVIDYTREEIREEAGIGVDGILPYLERESVTWINVTGLKDTAAIGRIGEIFRLHPLVLEDILNTEQRPKTEEYDGTIYIILKMIGYSADGDLVDEQISLVLGKNTVISFQERQGDVFDPVRERIRAGKWRARRPGADYLAYALVDAIVDSYFSVMETFGEKIEAVDDVLIENPDPDVIRAIQEVRRDLLYLRKRIWPLREVISSLERTDSPLFADQTKVYLRDVYDHTVQVIETLETYRDMGAGMLDIYLSSTSNRMNEVMKVLTIIATIFIPLSFIASVFGMNFRQMPELEWEFGYYTSLVLMAVVALGMLLYFRRKRWI
- a CDS encoding acetate--CoA ligase family protein; translation: MTRRLGEAEGYALLTRYGIPVPRHAVAGDREGAADAADAIGYPAVVKVVSPDIIHKSDAGGVRTGVRSRKEAMEAYDAILAAVSERHPGAAVEGVIVEEEVGGGQEFIVGGVTDPAFGKVLTFGSGGVLVELLRDVGFSVLPAGEERIREMVRGIRGYPLIAGYRGMPPLDEEALVTAVAGAARMFMAEERVAEFDINPLVLREDGACAVDARVIIGEEKPVAAEIGERPPFALPAPTSVAVIGASPEPGKVGYALTRNLLSFPGKFWPVNPKHATVLGRTAYPSVLAVPDEVDVAVVAVPAPIVPAVLGECAEKGVPLAVIISAGFSESGAEGREREEEVKRIAAATGIRVLGPNCLGIMLPAEKVNATFDPITPKPGHIGFLSQSGAVITTVADWSIPAGIGFSAVVSVGNQADLGFADLLPAVAAVPGTRAVILYVEEIRDGRRFLEAAKAVTAEVPVIAMKSGASERGKAAASSHTGSLAGSYAVYAAAFREAGILLAGSLEEAFQLGELLASEGYPTGDRCVVISGAGGFAVLAADYAEKHGVPLPPLPPGIRDALDAFLPSIWNRTNPMDIIGDGGATRFARVFDVMIARQDLWDVACVVSVPSAVLNPVELAHEIVRFSRNTSKMVVCCLLGGESMKGAVRILKDHCVPNFPEIEDSFRAVGTVLAAGRRGSGTAPPCDIERSD
- a CDS encoding EF-Tu/IF-2/RF-3 family GTPase; its protein translation is MANLTVAVFGPAGYAKDLGKKGTSTDITFYNLKKGAHTVTFIEPTRYPERLAPLFYAATLADAAVVVVDALNATFGEYLLMLQAAGVKKGYFVLRNYIAPDQIRPLLKGTLLEGYECVEDDLVDLRERLLEQTEQTAIERSLADPKKTCVIPIDHFFNVRGIGTVILGCVADGHLRKHDNLKVLPTAKTALVRSIQKHDEDFEEADAGDRVGLALKNVEAEELDRGYVLTNDSSLRCATSVTGTLDLVPFWKTPITEGMVLHVGHWMQFIPSRVTSAEADGRSVKISLELEKDLVYMPGSKAVVTYLEGGNLRVAGTLTIS